gcaaatctacaatacgtaaaacactaaacaagaatggatttcatggaaggataccacagaggaagccactgctgtccaaaaaaaaaaacccattgctgcacgtttacagtttgcacagcagtactggcaaaatattctgtggaaagatgaaaccaaagttgagttgtttggaagaaacacacaacaccatGTGGGGATAAaaataggcacagcacaccaacatcaaaacctcatcccaactgtgaagtatggtggtgggggcatcatggtttggggctgctttgctgcgtcagggcctggacagattgctatcatagaaggaaaaatgtattcccaagtttatcaaaacattttgcaggagaacttaaggccatctgtccactacataaacagaagatgggtgttgcaacaggacaaagatccaaagcatagaagtaaaacaacaacagaatggcttaaacagaagaaaatacgccttctggagtggcccagtcagagtactgacctcaacccgattgagatgctgtggcatgacctcaagaaagtgattcacaccagacatcccaagaatattgccgaactgaaacagttctgtaaagaggaatggtcaagaattactcctgaccgttgtgcacgtctgatctgcaactacaggaaacgtttgtttgaagttattgctgccaaaggaggttcaaccagttatttaatccaagggttcacatactttttccacctgcactgtgaatgtttacatggtgtgttcaataaaaacatgctaacatttaattctttgtgtgttagtttaagcagactgtgattgtctattgttgtgacttagatgaagatcagatcacattttatgaccaatttgtgcagaaatccatatcattccaaaggcatcacattcttttttttttgcaactgtatgtgaATTCGGCCTCATTGGAATGTGATACATTTATCAAATTGTTTTaaccaaaaaaatcataaaatctaTTATTAATCTTAACAGAAAATCCATGTGAGAAGCCTGACGGAAACATCATGTTATCTCTAGATTGTAAAGAAGATGAAGATACAATGCAGCGCTCTTCAGAAGAAAACTTAATTACCTGTAATGTACATCCAGAACTTCACAGTGCATCAAATAATTCCCCCAAGAATGAGGAACTTTCTAATGACCAATCACAGATTATTAACCCAAGTCCAAATCTATCATATAATCATCCTAAACATGAGGAATCTTcccctgaccaatcacagattatTACCCCAAATATAGGGCAGAAACGGGGTAAAAGGTTTCATTGTGGGGaacgtgaaaaacatttcagataTAAGTCAGAGCTTTCTGTAAACAAAAGTAGTTCTACAGGAGAGAAGCcgcattcatgttcagaatgtgggaaatgctttactcGGAAACAAAGCCTTGatctacataagaaaattcacacaggacagaagccatattcatgttcagagtgtggtaAATGCTTTATACAGAAATCACAACTTGATGGACATAaaataattcacacaggagagaagccgtatccatgttcagaatgtgggaaatgctttatacAGAAATCACACCTTGATGGACATAaaataattcacacaggagagaagccgtattcatgttcagaatgtgggaaatgctttttcCAGAAAGCAAGTCTTGatctacataagaaaattcacacaggagagaagccatattcatgttcagaatgtgggaaatgctttatccAGAAGGCAAGCCTTGATCTacataaaagaattcacacaggacagaagccatattcatgttcagagtgtggtaAATGCTTTATACAGAAATCACACCTTGATGGACATAaaataattcacacaggagagaagccgtattcatgttcagaatgtgggaaatgctttatacAGAAATCACACCTTGATGGacataaaagaattcacacaggagagaaaccgtattcatgttcagaatgtgggaaatgctttttcCAGAAAGCAAGTCTTGatctacataagaaaattcacacaggagagaagccatattcatgttcagaatgtgggaaatgctttaagaCGAAATCAAAACTTGATGaacataaaagaattcacacaggagagaagccatattcatgttcagaatgtgggaaatgctttagccAGAAAGCAAGCCTTGATAaacataaaagaattcacacaggagagaagccgtattcatgttcagaatgtgggaaatgctttatccAGAAAGCAAGCCTTGATCTACATAagataattcacacaggagagaagccatattcatgttcagaatgtgggaaatgctttaagaCGAAATCAAAACTTGATCaacataaaagaattcacacaggagagaagccatattcatgttcagaatgtgggaaatgcttcaaCCAGAAATCAAGCCTTGATGaacataaaagaattcacacaggagagaagccatatccatgttcagaatgtgggaaatgctttatgcGGAAAGCACACCTTGATGGACATAAAAAAATTCacataggagagaagccatattcatgttcagagtgtggtaaatgttttacatATAAGTCATATCTGGttggacatcagagaattcacacaggagagaagccatattcatgttcagaatgtgggaaatgctttattcaaaaatcaagccttaatgtacataaaagaattcacacaggagagaagccatattcatgttcagagtgtggtaaatgttttatagATAAATTACGTCTGGttcgacatcagagaattcacacaggagagaagccatattcatgttcataatgtgggaaatgctttgtcACAAAATGAAATTTTAATCAACATAAGAGAATCCACACATTAGAGAAGACATGATGTTTTGTTTTAAGAATAATGTTTTATAAAGAAATTAGTCTTTCAAACTTGCAGACTTGTGTGTTCATTTTACCTCATTGTGCCAATATTCTATGTGAGTGAGCAACAGAACTCCTACTCACAAGTCGCTGGTAcaaaaccttttgtttgttttatttctttttacttcATTCCAATATAAAATGGTGGTACATCATGAGGGACGCTGAGACAGACATCGTTCACACCTCCTCCCATCCACGCAACGTTTCGGGAGAAAACGCCTCCTTACTCATGCGTGCAGGTAGAGGTGGAGGTGGGATTTTTATAGCACCAACAGCTGATAAATATATACAAACCATATAGTTTTATACAAGATGCATTGCTATAAATAACCCTAACACATGAAAGTGATCAATCATATAAATGCACTAAAGCTACAAatttcatttaaccctttaggtattaaagACTGGAGTTTCACTATCCAAAATGTGTCCCTTTGTAACAATCTCCTACTGTTATCCTCCCCATGGACTCCACTTTTTACCACCTCCAGAACCTGACACCTGATGGGCCCGATCATAAAAATATCGAGCAACCGTAGTTTCACCTTGTTTTTTCACCTCCACTGTTTCCATCTTACTCTGCCTTCTGAGTTCCTTCCTAATGCTGGACATATGCTCATTGATTCTGATCCTTATAGACCGAGATGTTTGTCCAACATATATCTTACCACATGGGCATTTCAAGCAGTATATGACATTACATGTCTCGTGCGTTGCAAAATCTTTAATTTGTATCCTGTCTCCCTGTGTGGGGTGCACTACAGCGTCACCTTTTATTATAGCACTACAATTCCCACAGAACGTCCCCTTCTCTGAGTTTCAAGGAAACTCTGTCTTTAAATTTTTTTAGGGCGTATGTCACTAATTAGCATGTTATTCAGAGAGGCAAAAAGGGGTTTATCAACATTCTCCCAAATTTTTGATCATGTTTTAATATCTACCAATCTTTCAGAATAACCTTTTTTATTAGTTTAGAATGTCGAACATATTTGGAAAGATTACACAAATTGTTTCTTTTGCTTCTCCCTCTTTTTAACCTGTCTGATGTcctgtcttgttttttttttttaccaac
The sequence above is a segment of the Bufo bufo chromosome 4, aBufBuf1.1, whole genome shotgun sequence genome. Coding sequences within it:
- the LOC120998323 gene encoding gastrula zinc finger protein XlCGF26.1-like: MLSLDCKEDEDTMQRSSEENLITCNVHPELHSASNNSPKNEELSNDQSQIINPSPNLSYNHPKHEESSPDQSQIITPNIGQKRGKRFHCGEREKHFRYKSELSVNKSSSTGEKPHSCSECGKCFTRKQSLDLHKKIHTGQKPYSCSECGKCFIQKSQLDGHKIIHTGEKPYPCSECGKCFIQKSHLDGHKIIHTGEKPYSCSECGKCFFQKASLDLHKKIHTGEKPYSCSECGKCFIQKASLDLHKRIHTGQKPYSCSECGKCFIQKSHLDGHKIIHTGEKPYSCSECGKCFIQKSHLDGHKRIHTGEKPYSCSECGKCFFQKASLDLHKKIHTGEKPYSCSECGKCFKTKSKLDEHKRIHTGEKPYSCSECGKCFSQKASLDKHKRIHTGEKPYSCSECGKCFIQKASLDLHKIIHTGEKPYSCSECGKCFKTKSKLDQHKRIHTGEKPYSCSECGKCFNQKSSLDEHKRIHTGEKPYPCSECGKCFMRKAHLDGHKKIHIGEKPYSCSECGKCFTYKSYLVGHQRIHTGEKPYSCSECGKCFIQKSSLNVHKRIHTGEKPYSCSECGKCFIDKLRLVRHQRIHTGEKPYSCS